The sequence ACACGACTGCCATCTTCACTGCGAAAGGTTTCATGCGCAGGCAGCAGCAATCGATTCGCACACCGTTTCGGAGGCGGTAGCCAATGCAGATTTCATTGCAAAGAATAAACACTCTCTTTGACGCCGGTAGTTTTGTCGACCATCACCCTGTCGAGAGAAGTCATTTCATCTGCGGCGAAGGGTCTATAAATTCCGTAAGAACGTTTCTGGTCATGAATCGGGGACGAGACTGTGAATTCCGAGGAAGCGGACAGTGGGGCACCGCCACGCAGATTATAAAGACCGTAACGATGGCCCGGGACAGTTGCGCCCCATTGATTTACGTTCAGGACCGTCCCGGAGGGACAGATAGTTTCGATACCACAAAAGTTCTTTCGTCGGACATGTCGAAACTGCTTTTGTCACCAACTGGAATGGGCAGAGTCAGTGCATCCCTCGCGGAGTTGGCCGAGAAGAATTTGCTAATTTCCGCCATACTCGGCCCGACCTCAGGCCCCTTGGCCTTACCACTGATGCTGGCTGACTTGGTGTTGATGACCAAAAAGGGCGCCTTGTGCATGGGTCGCCCCGATATGGTGAAGGCCATGCTGGCTCAGGATTCAGATCTCTATTCGCTAGGTGGAACAGACGTTCACAGCAAGCACTCAGGTTCAGTTCAATTGGTATTCGAAGATGAAGAAGACCTATTCGGATGTGTAAGGCAGTTGCTTCACGTCAGCGCCAACGGCGGAGCGAACCGTGGTCTGGGATATGAAGAACCCGAAGCAGCTGATTTCAAGAGCTTGATTCCATCGGATCATCGTACGCCCTATGACATGCATCAGTTGCTGCATTCTTTCGTCGACAAGGACAGCTTCACCGAAATTAGCCCCGAATACGCAAAGGAAGTGTTGACAGGCTACGCGACCATTAAAGGAAGCGCGGTCGCTATCATTGCCAACAATCCCCGCTATAAGGGCGGTGCCATTCACAGGCAATCCGCTACCAAAATAGTCAAAATGGTTGGTGTGGCTGAGAAAGTCAGGATACCGATCATTTTTATTGCTGACATCCCTGGATTTATGATAGGCCGAGAGGCCGAAAATAGTGGGATTTTTTCTGCAGCGGCAGATTTGTTCAGGGCACACGTTCGAAGCAAAGTACCTAAGTTGCTGCTCATTGCAAGAAAAGCGTACACGGGAGGCGTGTATGCTATGTGCGGCCCTGGCTTTAACCCAGTAGCAGTCTTGGCTTATCCACAGGCTCACATTGGTGTTTTCAGTCCCGATACAATGACAAAAGTCATGTCAGAACTTGATGAAGCGACAAGAGACATAATACAGAAGCTGACCGACGAAATCGAAAATCCCGAACTGTTGAAGGCCAGTGGACTGATTACCGACGTCATTGAAATAGAAGATACCAGGGAGCAGGTTTCGAGATATTTGTTCGCGGAAGGAGGCAGATCTTGAGTCGGATGCTCTGATCGCGGGACAATGCGCGACTCGCCAGACTATTGTGTCCAAGTCGTAGCACTGCCGCGATCAGACTTCTTCGGACTGTTGCCGCGCCACGGTCATCCGGCACCGCAATGATAACCGGCGATTCGATGTACGCATGTCACGTTCATCGCGCTAGGCGGGGTCCACGCACTATCAACAAGATTGCGCTGCGTGTCAGGCTCAGCAGGACGATTCCCAGGACAGATGCGTTTGGCACGCCGACCTGTAACCTACATAGTCGGGTCTGAATAATTCGTTTTCGGCGACGACGCCGTTCATGGTGTCGAAGCGGAAGCCGCGGAGCGGTTGAGCAATGCGACAAGTACAAGGACGTAAAAACGCCGCAGCTTTCTGAGGATCATGCGCAGGTTGTGGCCGGCACCACATAGCACTGCGTTGATCGCATCCCCGAGCGCGCCCTTGAGCCAGTTCCGGTCGAGTTTGCCGTCGGCCTTCATATGACCGATCGCTGGTTCAATCGCGCTGCGCCGCCGGATCATGGCGCGCAACGTGCGCGTGATGCCGCGTCGCAGGCCGGGATGGTAGACCTTCACCCCGTCTGGCTCAGCGCCCCGGTAACCACGGTCGACGATCGCGATTTCAGGTTTGACATCGCCGAGAATCGCTGCCTGCTCCAGCGCTTCTTCCAGCGTATGTCCATCGTACGGATTGCCCGGCATCGAGCGGGCACCCACCACCAGCCCTTCCCGGTGTGTCGTCGTGATCGACACCTTGACGCCAAACTCGTATGGCGTGCGCGCCTTACCCTTGGCCAGGCACTCGACTTCCGGCGCGTGCAGCGCATACAGCTTATTTTTGTCCTTCGTCTTCTGCGTCAGGATTCGCTTCGTGCGGGCAATCAGTTCCTGCAGCTCAGCTCGCCTGTTATCAACCACCGTGTCGAGTTGCCGTTCGACATCGCGCATGACGCGGCCGACACGCGAGCGCAGGGTGCGCACTGCCTTTCTCATCCGCCGGTACTGCTTCGCGTGCGCGTAGCGGCTGATCTGGGTGGCCAGGCGTGGTGCTTCGCGGTTGTAGTTCTGACGCAGTTTCAGGCCGTGCCGCGCAGCTGCCTTCACGAGGTGTTCACGACAGCGCTCCAGCAGTCGCGAGTCAGTCGGATGTGCGATCGCCTTGGGCATCACGGTCGTATCAACGATTACGCGTTTCGCGCTCGACGCCTTGATCACTCCGGCACGCTTCGCCGCGTCGATCGTCTCGGCGAGCAACTCCTCGACACCGGCTTCTCCCAACCGTTTGCGCCATCGCGTGAGGCTGGACGGATCGATCGGCGGTTCGGCCTGCAAGTACGTCTCGCCCGTAAAAACCTGCCAGTACGGGTTCTAAACCCATTGCCACACAACATCCTCGTCCGAGAGGTCGAAGGCGTGCTGCAGATACAGCAGACCAGCGATCAGTCGAGGCGAACTCGCAGGTCTGCCTTTACCCGAAACGAAACTCGCGCTCATCGATGCACTGAGCCGCTCCCAATTGATCAGCTCGGCCAGCCGTACCAGTGGATGCTTGAGATTGATCTGTTCGCGCAGTGGATGCCGGAACAAATCCTTCTCCGTTACAGGCGCCTTCGGACCCATCTAAACCTCGTCAGAATTTGCAGGCTATACCCAGCAATATGCCAGGTCTCTGCAATTCCAACAACACGATTTCCGCCGGAAACCCCCAACGCTTAAGGCTCTACGGTTTGTTCAGGCTGGACTAAATAGCTTCGTGCTCCATTACCTTGATGCCTTCTTTTTGTAAAGCAATTACAGCCGGCAAACCTTTTGGAACCTTGATCGGCATGGAAGCACAACCTCCGTTTCGAAACTACGCGATACCCGCAAGACTGCACGGCATACCAACAACACCACGTCTGACCGACTGCGAGCATGGTTAGGTCTTCACCTGTTTAAGAAGACCAAGCTGACTGCGACGCATGCATAAAGTGCGCCCGTAGTCTTCTCAAGCATGGATCTGTTGCTCAATACCACGCTTGCGCGATCTGCAAGAACCATATATCCGCAATAGACCGCGACGGAGATCGCCGTTGCCGCAGTTCCCATCGGAACCGCCTGCCCAAGGTAGGAACCGGATGGGCTGATGAAACTGGGATACGTAACTAATGTGGCCAACCACCCCTTAGGGTTCGCTAGAGAGACGATGAGGGAATCGACAAACACCTGTCTGGAGTTCCAGCGCACCGCATCTTCTGTTCTTGACTCCCGCTTCCCACAAGAAGCAATAATGGAAAGATATCCAAGATATATCGCCCCTATCCATCGGACATAAAGTAACACCCATTGGTTATCCCGTATGAAAATCCCAACACCCGACAATACGACTGCTGCGTGAACGGCCACACCAGTACCAAATCCGATCGCGCCAGGAATTGCGATTTTGAGCCCGTGCTTCAATGTTTGAGCAACGGCAAAAGCGACGTTCGGACCAGGCAAAGCCACGGCGGCAGTAAAGGTAACAAGAAACAAAACAAATAGATGAAAATCCATGAAGCCCCGCCTCTATTTGCAAATCACTCCCGAAAGGAACAACTATCGACACAAAATCCGGCTAATCTCCGGATCTCAGTGGACCGCTGCGTTATATGCCTCACAAGCTCTCCCGAAGGCGCCCAGAATCTTCTGGCTGATTACATCGCTGGAAGCATGCCATTCTGGATGCCACTGCAGCGCCAGTTGAAAGGTGCGTGAATTCCTATATGACAGCGCTTCTACGACACCGCCCCCCCCTACTGCCTCCACTCGGATTCCTTCTCCAAGCTCCGCGATGCCTTGCCTATGCAACGAATTGACGCATAGCTCGTCGCCCTGGATAACGGACGACAGCAAGCCGCCGGAAGCGACCTTAACCGTATGCACAGGACGGTACTGTTCGTCGCGAGGAATCTCTGGGTTTTCGCGATGCGAGATCCCCTTGTGCGTCAACGATAGATCTTCGTGCAATGTGCCGCCACGGTAAACGTTCATCTCCTGCAAACCGCGGCAAATTCCCAATACTGGCATATCCAGTTCTTCCGCCACCATCAACGCAACCATCGACAGCCTGTCTCGTGGCCGATCCGTCCTGCAGGCGACAATGTCGTCTTCAGCAAGCGCCCAAGCGCCACCGTTCCTGTCAAAGATCCCGGGATCGAGATCTGATTCGTCGCCAGTTAGAACAAGGCCGTCAAGACGGCGCATCACGTCGCGTAATCTTTGGAAAATCGCGTCGCAAGGCAGATCACGGTCGATCGTCGGTAAGATGACGCACTCGAGCGACGCGTGTTTAGTCAGCGCCTCGATATAGCGCCGCCGCAACCAATCGCGGTGAACGCCGTCGTGAAGATGACGATTGGCTGTGACCCCGACGACGGCGCAGCCCAGATGGCGACGTGTATCACTCATTGACCACGCCCTCCCCTGCTAACCGTCCGCGCTGGGCCTCGTACAGCCGCCGGTTCCGGTCGAGCAGCTGGTTGATGACACTTGGCTGCCCTTTTGGTCCACTAGCGAAGAGCCCTCCCCATGAATCTGCAACCTCAGCATATCGCGGATCGCGCAACCTGATCTTCTGTGCCCGCTTCAGGTGCCAGAAAGGCACGCCTGGCGAAAGATGATGTTCCAGATGATATTCATCAAGGTTCGCGCCGACCAGCAGTCGCTCGATCAAATTGCCTTTGCGGTTACGCGTCAAGTACACATCTTCGGTTTCGGTCTCACACATTGGCGAATGCTCAGCGAGTTCAATGAACCAGCCCAAGGCTTGGAACGTGGTTAGATATGGAACAAGCCAGAACAGCACAAGCAAATCCAGCGATTGCGTCAGGGCAAAGCCGAAAATGACAATCAGCCAGAATACCGCAAATCCATAGGTGTCGATGGCAGCACCCCGCCTGTCGATGTCTTTTTTCCCCTCACGAGAAATAAGAAACCGCTCACTCCATAGATACTTGAGATAGCGTACCGTCGCTCCGCCAAACATCGCTTTCCAGACAATGGCAAACGCGTATTCACGTGGCGGGCGCACATCATACACGCCCGATGATATAAAGAACTTCAGGTTAGGATCCCTTTCAGGGTCGCCGAGATATGGATGGTGCAGATGAACATGCGAGTAGCGATAAGCCCAGTGCCGCTGAAAAACAGGATATGCGGCGAAGACGATGCCGAGCACGTAGTTCCATCCGGTGCTCCTGGCCAGCGTCCGGTGCGCGGCATCATGCGCGATAGTTGTCAGTCCGCGTTGTTGCGCACCGATTACGAGTACTGCAAGCGGGTAGAGCCACCACGAGATTCGTATCGTTGCATAAGCACACGCAAGAATGACAAGATAGTCCTTCACAATGTAAAGTGCGCCGGTCAAATTATCGGGCCTCAATTCGAACAACTCACGCATAATGTCGCGCGAGAATCGCGAAGTGGTGAAACGTTTGCCGCGCAATTGCCAAGCGTCATAAATTTCCATGATCAAATTCCCGCCAAGAAAGATCGACGTCAGACAGCGTCAAGTCCGCGTTGAAGATCGGCGACGATATCATCAATGTTCTCAATCCCAACGCAAAGCCGAATCGATCCGTCGAAAATACCAGCGGCCTCGCGCTTTTCCTTGGGAGCCATTGTGTGCGTTGTCGAAACGGGATGCGTGACCAACGTTCGCGCGTCACCGACATTCGACACGTGGTACATTAGCTCGATGTTCGTTATGAATCTTCGCCCTGCCGCTTCGTCGCCCAGTTCAAACATAATCATTGCGCCGTAGCCGACGCGTGCGTAAACTAACTCGTCGACAAGCTCACGTTCGTATCCTGACGATAGTGATGGATATGAGACACCTGCGACCTTCGGGTGGGCGTTAAGGAACTCCGCAACCGCGACGGCATTTTCGCAATGCCGCTGCATGCGAAGATGAAGGGTTTCGAGTCCTTGTATCAGCTGAAAGCTGGCGAGAGGACTGATCGCGGCGCCGGTGTCACGAAGCCAAGTCATCCGGGATTTAAGCAAATAGGGACTCGCGCCAAGATCGCCAAGTTTCAGAACAGCTTCTTTCCAGAGGACGTCGCCATGCGCTTTATCTCCGTCGTTGAACAACGGAAAGCGGCCTGCGTCGTCAAACGCGAAGCTTCCGTTATCGACAATCAGTCCGCCAAGTGTCGTTTCGTGGCCGCATAGATACTTTGTCGCGGAATACGTGGAGATATCCGCACCCAGAGCTTTCGGACGGCAAATCAAAGGGGTTGTCGTGTTATCTACAATAACAGGAATCCCGCGCCGCTCACCGATTCCACCAGCGCCGGAACAGGCAACGGGACAGGGCACGGATTGGAAAACGTCTCTCCAAACATAGCAATCGTCCTGTCGTCCAACATCCGCTCGAACGATGTTACGTCTCTTGGATCCGCAGGTCGTGCCTCGATACCCAACCGTTTGAATGTATTGAAGAGCAGATTCCACGTATTGCCATATAGATGCTTCGATGCGACAACGTTATCGCCTGGCGTTCCGCTGCACAGGTTAGCGATAGCGAGAAAGGTTGCGGACTGCCCTGAGGCTACCGCCAGGGCGTCGCTCGCACCCTCTACTGCAGCGAATCGCTTCTCGAGGATGCGCGTTGTCGGGTTGATGATCCTGCTATACGTGAACCCATCTTCTCGGACGTTGTAGATGTCGGCAATTTTTTCAAGATCGCCGTCAAGTTCATAGGCGGTAGATTGATAAATCGGTACAGACACCGCTTTGGTGACGGGGTCATGACGATAGCCAGCGTGTAGAAGTGACGTCTCGCGGTTCATTTCGGCGTTGGCATTGTTTCTTGACATGTCAAATGGCCTTTTTCCATAAGTCGGTTATACGGCGGGCCCGCGTGGCTTCCGGATTCATCGGAATGAAGCTGAAAAAAGTCTTCAAATGCAATTCCCAGCAGGCGGATCCACATCGGATCAATACATCCCATGCACCCGATCCTGAAACTGCGCGTCGGAAGATGCAGCTTGGTATAGATGTAAAGGTTGTACTCCACGAGATGGGCGTACAGCGCGTCGAGATCTTCTTGCGTACGAACGACATCGCGTGCCGTCAGCGCAAGGCATACCGGCGATCGTTCCCGCGGGTCCGGCGTATGGCCCAGTTGCGCGGATGATAGCGTCACGGACAGAGGCGTATCGCTCTCCACGGCGAACCACCCCTTCAATAGCCAGTTCTTCCAGGGCCTTTGCGCACGCCTGAACAACATGTGTCGGTGGCGTGGAACGCCACTCGCCAGTCTGTTCGAAGTTACGCCATTGGTCCCGAACGTCCAACACGAACGAGTTGGTCTCTGAGGTCTTGCTATCGAGCGTTTCCAGCGAGGCAACAACAAAAGACACTCCCGGCGGACCCTCGATGCACTTGTTACTCGAGGTCACAAGGACGTCAAACGGAACTTCCCTGGCACTGATTTCCACAGCACCGAAAGAACTCATTGCGTCGATAATGGTTCTTACACCATGACGCGTTGCCAAATCTACCATTGGCCGGAGCGGATTGACGAGTCCCGTGGTCGTTTCACAGTGCACAAAACAAAGATGTGTGATCCCCGGATCCTCTTCCAGGTACGCAGCGACTTTTGTCATGGGGAAGGACTGATCACTCGGGGCAACGATGCTGACGGCATTAATGCCTCGGATCTGCAGCATTTTGAGGATCCGCTCGCCGTAGTTTCCATTAATGCATACGAGAGGCCGGTCTGATGCCCCAACGAACGAAGCCAATGCCGCCTCTACGCCGTAAGACCCGCCGCCCTGTATGGGTCCCGCCGAGTATCCCCCCCCCGAGCGTCCAGCAAATCTACAATCAGGCCTCTTACTCGCTCCGTTATTTTCTTGAAACTCACGTCACGGGAACCCATGTCAAACTGCATCTCAGCCTTTACTTCGGCGTCCAACGCCAATGGCCCCGGTGTAAATAAAAATGGGTGCCGTGCGGTCATAGGTCCACACTCCATAGTCGAAAACAGTTGTTTAAGGACGCGAAAGCGCCGCTCATGCTCCACCTGACACCCGTCGCGCACAGATATCAGAGATCAAAGTAATTGGTTACCGATGCGGCCGAGCCCATCGCATTGGACTTCACGTCAATTGACGGACTGGAAATCTTGCGCAGGCCCGCTTCGAGTGATCTGCATTCCTCCGCAGCTGATAATGATCATGCCACAGTGAAACACCGCACCGATATGAGTTCTTCTTATGCATACCTCATAACCTTTAATACTGCCGTCGTTCCACTGAGGAACCTGATATGACCACGGCGCGAACTGGTTTGCGCCGTCGTCATACAAGGCACGTGGCACGTGGACAATTTGTGAATCGTCCACGACAGCATCCGCGACGAGACCCGAACGCCGTCGTTGTATATCAGTATCGAATATCCGTTGCTGGCAACCTTCCTCGAACCGCTATGCTCGTATTGAAGTACACGCAACTTGGCGCTAGCCCTGTGCGGCACAACGACGGTATGCGACAGATTTTCCCCGCCGTCTGTCATCAGGCATATGTGCAACCGACAACACTTCAAATGCAGCTCGGGGGCCTTCTGTTGATCGTGGTCAACGACACGCCCTCTGTTGCTGCGGCAAACTAAACCCGTATTGTCACGTGGCAGCGTGGTGGACCAACCCTACATCTCGCAGTTGCTCGCTCGAGCCGTACGCGACAATTTATCAAGATGTTCAGCAGCTTTAGAGGCGTTAACAAAATGAGTTCTTCAGCTTTCGCCAGCAGATGATGCAGCAGGCAATTTTCATGAAGGCTTCATGGATGAATGCAAGACGTTCGAAGCGGATGCGCAGTCGTCGAAAGTTATGAAGCCACGAAATGGTGCGCTCGACCACCCAGCGTGTTTTGCCCAGTCCGCTGCCGTGGGGCTCGCCGCGTCGGGCGATTTCAGTCGCGATGCCGGCTGCGTGTAGCGGACGGCGGTATTTGTCGTGATCGTAGCCCCGATCGCCTTGAACAATGCGGGGCTTCGAAAGCGGCCGGCCACGCTTGCCAGCAATGGGTGGGATGGCGTCAACCAGTGGGTGAAGCTGGGTAACATCGTTACGGTTGGCGCCCGTGAGAATTACCGCGAGCGGGATGCCCTGCGCTTCGGTGATGAGGTGGTGCTTTGAACCGGGTCGCGCGCGGTCCGTGGGATTCGGTCCCGTTTTTGACCTGCGCCCACGGCGCGGATCGAGGAGGAATCGACGACGACACGCGACCAGTCAATCTGGTCAGCCGCGCGCAGCCTGGCGAGCAGGACTTCATGCAGTCGGTCCCAGACGCCAGCAGCCTGCCAGTCCCGCAGACGGCGCCAGCAACTCATGCCGCTGCCGCAGCCCATCTCGCGTGGCAGCAGGTCCCAGCGCAGGCCTGTCTGAAGGATGAATAGGATGCCAGTGAGCAGCGCACGATCATCGAGCGGCCTGCGCCCAGGATAACGGCTTCGCCTTGGTTTGGGAGGGGGCAGTAACGGTTCAATGAGTGCCCAAAGTTCGTCGTCGAGTATGGGTTTAGCCATGTCCTTTTCGTCGTCGAAACAATGAAAAGGTTAACAGGATTCATCGAGAGTAAACAGCCCCTTTGTTCATTTTGTTAAGGTTTCTTAAAGCCGCGTCAGCTGCGCGGAGTCGTCGTCGACATTGCGTATCGAAACGCTGCTGGCTTCTCACGTGCGGGCACTCAAGGCATTTCGCGGCATGCCCACAGAGGCCAAGTCCGAATGAAAGAGGCTTCGTCCGCAATCAGGTGCCTGTTGCGGGCGATGGCATCAAGGCGCCACGATGTGGTTCTCGCACTCTATTAACTCCCTCGAAGGGGCAGTCCACGGCAATCGTAAAGCTAGGATTTTGATCTGGCCACGAATGTCTGTGCGCTGCCGGCGACCGGCAAGCCCGAATTGGTAGGCCCGGAAATTCGCCGCACTCGGTTGCTTGAAGGTGTGGCATCTTTACCTCCTTGTCTTATCGGGATGGACAGTTGACCCGGCGCGCATCACTGGGCACGCGAGTTCGAGAGGCCAAGGCTCACGACGCGCCGCTTACACGGTGCACGAAACACGCACCGAATTTATCGCACCGGCGTGCAGACCGTTTCGTGGCTGACGATAACCTCGGCTTCGAACAGCAGTTCCTTGATGTCGTGCAGCCTCAACTGAAACAGGTAGTACCGCCACACCGCGCAGCTGATGACCGCAGTGGAAGACGATAACCGTGATAAAGCGATTTTCCATCCTTCATCACGCGATCTTACTCGACCAATTCAGCAACGTGACAGTGGCAAGCTTACTGATCGAGAGGGTGTAGTCGCGATCGCCGCCTTGGTTCTCTTTCCTTCAGATGCCGACCTCGACGTTATCCTCACGGGACGACTTGGCGCCGACGCGGCGAGCCTTTTCGTTGTCGGGCTGTCCGGCGTTTGATGGGGATGGCGCTCGCCTTCACGTCGGAATTCGTCGTCGCCTTTGCCGCTCACGCTCCAGCCTGCGGTACGCGCCGCTTTCCGCCGTGCCTTTGGGACGAACATGGCTACCACTAAATAAGAGTGAAAAGCATGAACGTCACCAACTACATTCAATTCGACAGCGACGACCCTCGACACCGCAAAGGGCGCGGGCCTCGTCTCCACTATGGACCGCGACATGGACATCAAAGTTGTTCGCGTTGGTCCTATCTCACGTCAGCGGATTGGAAGGCCGTTATATGGTAACAACCACGCGCGTGTGGGACCTTGTCAGATTTTCGACAATGTCAGGAATGAAACAACGCGTTGAAGAGTGATCTCGTTGTTGGGCAAGCATTTTTGGATTGGTACGACACTTGCGCGTCTCACGCCACGCAAACAAGAGGAGAAATCCATGGTTAGACTCAGCGCTCGCGCCAACGGCCACGCTCGATGCTTTCGGCAGACACAAATACGCGCTGTCTGGCACAGAACCACCGACATATCGACCTCAGCCGTCCCACGAGTTGTCAATAGCAAGAGGCGGCACGCGAGCATAATGTTGGCTTATAACGACCTAAGGCACGCAACTGACCACCGTCGCATTCTATCTGTTGCCGGCAGACGGTGTGAAGCGGAGGTGCAAAATTATATCACGTCAACAAATGCCCCCACCCTGTTGACGCGACGGTCAGGGTGGTCCTGGATGCCCGGAATCCGTCCACGCGAGGCCCGATCTTGTACGGCCGCTGTCCCGCACTCGCGGCTGTCATTTCAGTGTTATCCCTTAAACTCAAATCGTTGCGTTTTTTACAAAGCACTTATTCTATATAACGAATATCCGGCATAAATAAAATGGACACGCCCGGCAGGAGAGAAGCAGTGAGCTATACGTTTGCAAAAGAACTGATCGATCTCGAAAAAAATGATGGTTCAGTATGCGAAGTAAAAGAACTGATCCTGGTCGGGATGGGACCGCTGGATGTTTGCGCTGCTGTTGCCACACATGATTATTAGGTGTTCGTGATTTCCGCGGTGCATCATTCTGATTTCGCGCACGCTGCCGGAGAAGCGAAAGGGCGAGTTGTGCAGCGCCGCTCGGTGCAGAGCCGAGCGGCGCTTGACCGAATTCTTCGGCAGTCCCAACGTGTGGCTAGCGACGCTGGCGATCCTGTGCGCGAACGACGGTACTTTCGTGGTTTAGAAGGTGTTATGTACTTTTGTTAAGGGCTGCAAAGTGGACGAGCATAAGCACGGAGAATACGACGAAATGCAAGCCAGCCAAGGTTTCAGGCAATCGCTCGTAGTCTCTTGCCAGTCGGCGGAAGCGGTTGAGCCAGCCGAAGCTGCGCTCGACCACCCAGCGGCACGGCAACAGCACGAACCC comes from Paraburkholderia youngii and encodes:
- a CDS encoding carboxyl transferase domain-containing protein; translation: MQISLQRINTLFDAGSFVDHHPVERSHFICGEGSINSVRTFLVMNRGRDCEFRGSGQWGTATQIIKTVTMARDSCAPLIYVQDRPGGTDSFDTTKVLSSDMSKLLLSPTGMGRVSASLAELAEKNLLISAILGPTSGPLALPLMLADLVLMTKKGALCMGRPDMVKAMLAQDSDLYSLGGTDVHSKHSGSVQLVFEDEEDLFGCVRQLLHVSANGGANRGLGYEEPEAADFKSLIPSDHRTPYDMHQLLHSFVDKDSFTEISPEYAKEVLTGYATIKGSAVAIIANNPRYKGGAIHRQSATKIVKMVGVAEKVRIPIIFIADIPGFMIGREAENSGIFSAAADLFRAHVRSKVPKLLLIARKAYTGGVYAMCGPGFNPVAVLAYPQAHIGVFSPDTMTKVMSELDEATRDIIQKLTDEIENPELLKASGLITDVIEIEDTREQVSRYLFAEGGRS
- a CDS encoding fatty acid desaturase family protein translates to MEIYDAWQLRGKRFTTSRFSRDIMRELFELRPDNLTGALYIVKDYLVILACAYATIRISWWLYPLAVLVIGAQQRGLTTIAHDAAHRTLARSTGWNYVLGIVFAAYPVFQRHWAYRYSHVHLHHPYLGDPERDPNLKFFISSGVYDVRPPREYAFAIVWKAMFGGATVRYLKYLWSERFLISREGKKDIDRRGAAIDTYGFAVFWLIVIFGFALTQSLDLLVLFWLVPYLTTFQALGWFIELAEHSPMCETETEDVYLTRNRKGNLIERLLVGANLDEYHLEHHLSPGVPFWHLKRAQKIRLRDPRYAEVADSWGGLFASGPKGQPSVINQLLDRNRRLYEAQRGRLAGEGVVNE
- a CDS encoding IS5 family transposase (programmed frameshift), with the translated sequence MAKPILDDELWALIEPLLPPPKPRRSRYPGRRPLDDRALLTGILFILQTGLRWDLLPREMGCGSGMSCWRRLRDWQAAGVWDRLHEVLLARLRAADQIDWSRVVVDSSSIRAVGAGPKTGPNPTDRARPGSKHHLITEAQGIPLAVILTGANRNDVTQLHPLVDAIPPIAGKRGRPLSKPRIVQGDRGYDHDKYRRPLHAAGIATEIARRGEPHGSGLGKTRWVVERTISWLHNFRRLRIRFERLAFIHEAFMKIACCIICWRKLKNSFC
- a CDS encoding gamma-glutamyl-gamma-aminobutyrate hydrolase family protein yields the protein MSDTRRHLGCAVVGVTANRHLHDGVHRDWLRRRYIEALTKHASLECVILPTIDRDLPCDAIFQRLRDVMRRLDGLVLTGDESDLDPGIFDRNGGAWALAEDDIVACRTDRPRDRLSMVALMVAEELDMPVLGICRGLQEMNVYRGGTLHEDLSLTHKGISHRENPEIPRDEQYRPVHTVKVASGGLLSSVIQGDELCVNSLHRQGIAELGEGIRVEAVGGGGVVEALSYRNSRTFQLALQWHPEWHASSDVISQKILGAFGRACEAYNAAVH
- a CDS encoding PLP-dependent transferase: MICRPKALGADISTYSATKYLCGHETTLGGLIVDNGSFAFDDAGRFPLFNDGDKAHGDVLWKEAVLKLGDLGASPYLLKSRMTWLRDTGAAISPLASFQLIQGLETLHLRMQRHCENAVAVAEFLNAHPKVAGVSYPSLSSGYERELVDELVYARVGYGAMIMFELGDEAAGRRFITNIELMYHVSNVGDARTLVTHPVSTTHTMAPKEKREAAGIFDGSIRLCVGIENIDDIVADLQRGLDAV
- a CDS encoding LysE family translocator gives rise to the protein MDFHLFVLFLVTFTAAVALPGPNVAFAVAQTLKHGLKIAIPGAIGFGTGVAVHAAVVLSGVGIFIRDNQWVLLYVRWIGAIYLGYLSIIASCGKRESRTEDAVRWNSRQVFVDSLIVSLANPKGWLATLVTYPSFISPSGSYLGQAVPMGTAATAISVAVYCGYMVLADRASVVLSNRSMLEKTTGALYACVAVSLVFLNR
- a CDS encoding PLP-dependent transferase, translating into MSRNNANAEMNRETSLLHAGYRHDPVTKAVSVPIYQSTAYELDGDLEKIADIYNVREDGFTYSRIINPTTRILEKRFAAVEGASDALAVASGQSATFLAIANLCSGTPGDNVVASKHLYGNTWNLLFNTFKRLGIEARPADPRDVTSFERMLDDRTIAMFGETFSNPCPVPLPVPALVESVSGAGFLLL